From a single Kitasatospora azatica KCTC 9699 genomic region:
- a CDS encoding Fur family transcriptional regulator produces MSDLLERLRSRGWRLTAQRRVVAEVLDGDHVHLTADEVHARAVSRLPEISRATVYNTLGELVVLGEVLEVSTDGRAKRYDPNAHHSHQHLICSRCGTIRDVHPFGDPLSALPDAERFGFAVSGAEITYRGLCPDCLSGN; encoded by the coding sequence ATGAGCGACCTGCTGGAACGACTGAGAAGCCGAGGCTGGCGACTGACCGCGCAGCGGCGAGTCGTGGCGGAGGTGCTCGACGGTGACCACGTCCACCTGACCGCCGACGAGGTGCACGCCCGTGCGGTCTCCCGGCTGCCCGAGATCAGCCGCGCGACGGTCTACAACACGCTCGGCGAGCTCGTGGTGCTCGGCGAGGTACTGGAGGTCTCCACCGACGGTCGGGCCAAGCGCTACGACCCCAACGCGCACCACTCGCACCAGCACCTGATCTGCTCGCGCTGCGGCACCATCCGCGACGTCCACCCGTTCGGCGACCCGCTCTCGGCGCTGCCCGACGCCGAGCGCTTCGGCTTCGCGGTCTCCGGCGCGGAGATCACCTACCGCGGGCTCTGTCCGGACTGCCTGAGCGGCAACTGA